The sequence GAGAAAACATTACGTTTCTGAACAGTGTGCGACCGTAAGCTTGAAAAGGAGTACAATACTGCAGAAACGTTTGAGTAACAGGCTGTAGAAATATTCGACCAActgtcttttttcctttctttcagaCAATGCAGTCTGTAAACACCGCACTGTGCAAGATTCTATGCGAACACCAACCACCACATTCAATTATAGGAACAGATTACCACAGAATGCGACAACATTCTGTGGCTGTAACGACTACTAATTGGAATTAAAAGGCGTAACTTTAAATGTAGGAACATACTGCATAAACTATTGGAAACGAACGACAGCGTGCAGCACCGAGTGAACTGGTCCAGGTGGTGCAGGCGATTAAGACCTCAGGGTGCAGTTACGTTTTTTTCCGATTCCGTTAGCGAATCGTACAGCACTACGCGGTTCTTGAGTTTCTTGGCATTATTCAAGGCTACGTTGGCATTGTCTATTAGTTTTTTGACGTGCAAGTTTTCGACCGCGCCGTCAAATCGGCACGTCGCGATACCCACGGAAGCGCTACAGCCGCCGAGTCGTTCCAGTTCCGCACGGTTCTCTTCGGTGACTTTGAGTTCCAGACTAGAGACGCCCCGTCGAATGCGCTCCAGGAGGCTTCTGGCGAATTCGCCGTCTCCCATGAACGTGAACATGAACTCGTCACCCCCAAACCTACCCACCTGCACAGTCCTATACAAGTCGTCACCGACGGTTTCGATGATCAGGCGTCCCAGACTGCGGATGACTTCGTCGGCCTCCTGGTAGCCCAGAACGGTGTTGAGTTTCTTGAAGTTGTCCAGGTCGAGAATGGCTACCGATAAGGGTGAGCGGCACTGAAGAGCCAAGACTGAACGCGAGTTCGGTTCTCTCGCGGTAGGCGGCTTTCGTGAGCAACGAAGTAAGCGGGTCTCGCACAGCGTCCATGGCCCTCTTTGAAACGTTCAGTTGACGCATCCTTGTGGCCAGTTCTAGTAAAGCCCGCCTAAGAGGTTCGGGCTGCAACGGCGAAAGCGCGCCCACTATGACGACGCCGTGGCAACCGATGAGATAGAAATCGAACGTAGCAGCCCTGCCGACGAAGTCGCGTCGTTTCACTTGGGGCACGGCTTCGCACCAGTTAATCGAAGAATTGTTCTTGCTTATCGCCAGGTCTTTGCAGAGTAACTCGATCGCCGGCTTCACCTCTTCCATCCAGCGATCGTCTCCCGGGCGATGGGCCAAACACGGCTTCAGTTCATCGTCGAACGTCAGGAGACCCACGTACACGAGGCGGGACGGTCCGCCGACGAATGACTCCAAACAGCCGGCGAATATTTCCATGCAACGGGTGACGGTGTCTGCTTGCCGAAGTGCCCGGACTGCGTTGTCgaaactaaagcccctccatcgcgtctgctgccgctccATCGCGTCTGCAGCCGGCggaaacgcatggaggggctttagtcgaAACCAATGGTCGAAACTAGCTGGAGTTGTCATATCCGCTGCTTTTTTTGCTACCCGCGTGGATGAAGCAGTGCTCGGAGAGTTGACACTGTTGAGGCGCTGTACTTTTCGTCTTCTGTTGTGcgtgttttcaacgcagtaaagAAACCTCTTTCGAGACGAAACCGCACAAAACGCGCGGCCGCGGATTGCGTGATTGCGCGCCAAATTTTAGGGCTCTCTCACCCACGAACTCTAGAatattccttttctctctctctcacgtggcgacagcagcggcctctgtgtgacgtgcacaataaaaaaaaactaaatttgtATGCCTTTACTTACTGTGACGCTTACTACACACAAACGCAGCTTCATTTATTTCTCGCTTTAAGGCGCTTATTTTGATTACTATTTTGATGTTGGCTGATGTTGGCCGTTGACTTGTCTAGCATGACGGCCAAGCCATATAAAGCCAAGTCAGTGGCCAAGTCGCATGGCACGTGTATTGACGCAAAATGCTACTCGATCATTCTTGGTTGCTCCACTCCATTCCACTAAGTAAGCGCCACGTGAAAtcaaaatttgaagaaaaagaaaggcaagaaatcGTAGAGAAAACGCTAAGGTGAAAATATTCGCTTTCCTCGTTCTCGCATGTGCTTGAGCCGCTTACGTCGCACTGGCTGTAGACTGGTAGCACCGCTGGGGACATGCTGGAGAACGTCGTGCGCGGATGCCCGGACTCCGCGAACCAAAAAGAAAATCGACGTCGCACGGTGGCGGCCTCCCGTCCGGGGGGCGTACTGTGGACGGCGCGAGGCTACAAACCGTGCTACCTCTGGGACGTCGGCGAACCGACCGAACGCGGAGTCGCCGAATGCCTGCGCCTCTGCGTGACGGACTCGGGCAAAGACGACGTCAGAGCGTTCCGGTTGGGACGTGATGACGTGCTGGTTTGCAACGTTCCCGAGACTCTTCGGAGGCTCGCAGACTTCGCCTTTAAATTCGTCGACGTTTCGGCAGGCCTGCCCGCCCCGACGTCGCCGGCGTCTCCGCCGGAGGGCGTGCTCGCGATGCTGTCGTCTCTCGAACGACGTCTGGCCGAAATGGCCTCGACGCCTTCACGCTGCGACGACAAACTCGCCGATTTGGAAGCCGACCGCGAGTGGAACCTCTGCACGGCGTTCGGCGTCCTCTTGGGATACCCTGTCGTTTACTGGTTTGAGGGCGGCGCCGACGCCGGGAACTGCCTCGCCATGGAGGAACTGAACGTCGTCAGAGTGCGGTCCGTAACGGCGACTGTCGGACGCCCCGAAGGGGCGCGGCGGACGACCGCGCATGACGACGTCTACTCCTTCAGCTTCCCTGTCGTTCTCGACGGCGAGCTGCGACCGCACGTGGACGCCTGGTGGCAGCGACTGCGCGCCAGAGCGGCCGCTAATGACTTCGAACTCGTCCGAGTCGACGAAGTGAAGCGCTATCCCGTTGTGGCACTGTGACCGTCAAATGACCTTCATTCTGGCACAGTCATGCTCCAACTTATTTGTCATTCATCACTTACGGAATGACTATGTTACATATACCTCGTGCAGTTATGCGCAAGACTGTTCTTCAGCGAAGCCATGACAGAACAACGCATCGTTGCAGCAAAAAAACTGTGGACACTAGCACGTCATGCTTCTGTCCTTGGAGGAACTGAAACTTGACAATATGCAACATGGTACGGAAAGGCGGGTGTGCCAACACGGACACAATTAGAACTAATGACGCTTCGCAAGCACCTACTGTCACCTACAAGGTTGTGACAGTGGCGAAATGAAGGAAGACAAACTAATCTGCTCGCATACGAGTGAAGGCACAGCCAATAACCCATGGATCGTGGATGCATGCTGGCACTCACAGCAGTTTGTTTTACTTGCGACCACGTTTACCCACCTGCAACTGTGAACCAAACATACTCTTCTGCTCAGTCAGATTGAGTCAAGACATTAGCGCAGCGAAAATGTGCTGCCCTAGCGTCGTTTTGCTTTTGTCAAGCGAAGCTGTGTTggctgacctgtgaagctggtagTGTTCCAAAAAACACACCAACATGGAAAAAGCACGTGACACTCTCACCCGAAAACCCTCCTCACCTGCAGTTTGCACGCACCaaggaaataataaaacaaaaattttctttccggggctggggttTCAACCCAGGTCCCCATGGTTTAAAAGCAagtgccttgaccactaggcCACACACCCATGCTTgaccaatgtgaactgaactgaagcatacaaaTGCATTCTACCAACCGACGCAGAGAAcgattgggaagcagtacacttgctatgggcacgtcattgaaatatttcgtgttggcagactaaaagcgatctgctggacaacgcgtaaggtcgataccGGGAATAGAACATTTCCGGAAAATTCCGACTTCAAGAAAATTGAATTGTTAAACTGCATTTCCATGATCTCATGATGGGCCTTTCTAGAGGCTCATAAACTCTTTAAGGAACATGAGAGATGCCATGCCGATTCTGCCTGAAAACAACGTTCCGGGGATGACCACAACCCATGGTGAAACGACTCTtatgttaggagggagcattgtgcagtgtgaaagaaggaaagaaaagcagtggGTCAGGCATGCCAAGCTTTGCTTACCACCATTTCCttgataggggaagggctccagGGTTTTTTATGTGCTTTAACATGCAAACGATAGCAACAACCAGCAATGGGACGCGAGGAAGGAGCATTTAATGATTTCCATAATGATTTCAACACATGCCTGccccagttttattttttatatactCTCAGATCTCGTCATCTGTGTAACGTAACCACATCCGCAGGGTTGCCCGAGCATCGAGGTCGAAGGTTTGATTCTCGGCCATTGTCACTGCGTCATTACGGGGAAGTAACAAAAGATTATAATTAATGTAACAACCTTTGTATCCACGCAAAGCTGTAATACATCAGCCTTTAAAATGAGGCAAAACCACAAAGCTCGCTACGTCTACACTGGTCACTTCCATCACACCAGCGTAACAAAACTTAAAATCAGAAGTGCATCTTGCTAACCTAGACCTAAGGTTTCAAACATTTAGGTTATGCTGTTATCGCAAATGTAATTGTTCCTCCTCTAGCACATTGTTAATTTTGCCTGCTCGTCGTACCTCCTGTCGCACAAACCGTTTTGAAACAGTCTACCGCCTCTTTAGCGTAGACTACTGCACATCTGTGCGCCTCCTCTGTGAAGACTGCGGAGGACTGGAATAGGCTCCTGTGCTTCACTCCAATTAATGCAATTTCAACATTGCCACCAAATCAATCGCGCTAAGCAATAGCCCATCCCTCGTGAAACCTATTGCTGGGGTATTTGATGTATTAACTGATAAACCAAGGGTGTAAAAATAGTAGGGAAACCCAGCGTGGTGTTTTAACGTGACAGGCGTTGAAAGCCTGTGTTGCAGAGAATGCGTGTTGCCGTTGGTGGCGTTGTCTGTGAGCAAAAAGTACCGATGAATGCAAGGATTAAAAACCAGGGTTCACCCAGAAATTGAAACCAGGCCTTCTACCTGGcagccaagtattctaccacagagccacaccggcacttgaaactgcttcagaaaaagagCCTCTACAGTCATAATCTCGGGTGTAAAGTCGCATTAACATACCACTGCGAGGCATAAGCGTGCAATcgcaccaggcatcacaccatgtgaactccATAATGAGcgggtggttgaaagctgccaacccattatgatgggctcagccgtaattcatcatcatcctaatcagccacagcatcagttGATGTGCATATGGCTTTACAGGCGCATAGCAGGATTCTTTGCAACCACACTTGCAGTATGCACCCTGGGGGAGTTCACAATGGCCATTGTCACTCACACAGATGTTGCTTCCCTCATGGGACAGTTGAGGTGTCCATCGAGATGCGAAGCGTGGCAAGCAAATGGGGCCTGATAATGCTGTCGCGTCGcgctcttaaaggtgaagcttaagcgccCCTCCAAGTTTCTTTTTGTGGAGCAATAATGTTGTCGCTTCGACACATGCCTGCACCAGTTTTCTTGCTTAAAAATACCATCAGATCTGGATATCTGTGCAAGTGACAGCCTAGCCGAGAATGCAGTTTGCTTATACTCGTCTTCTATCTCAATGACTGGAGTACTGCAAATAAGTTCTGTTGAAACCTGCAAAGGTGGTGGAGGGGTCATGAAAGGGGCAATTGACAATcatccgtttgtagcacgaagccataaggaaatccataagaaatccgtatggattttcttgtggcttcctgttacaaacaggtggttgtcaattatcgcTTTCATAACCCTCCCGCCATCTTGCAGGCTTCCGCAAAACTCATTAGCAATAttctgtgtccatgtgcttcgtgTTGTCTAATTCATCCTCACGCTGCCAATCGAGAGCATCCTGGTTAGCTCGGTTGGTAGAGCAACTGCCCCGGAAATGCattggtcccaggttcgatccctgaaccagggcgaattttttttttcagctaggtGCATTCTTTTTTGAGAAATCTGTATTGACTtccttgtagcttcgtgctaTAACAGGTGGTTGTCAATTGACCATTTCATAACGGAAGTACTGACCTCCAGCGAAACCTACAAAGGTCAAAGCAGCTCGCTTTGTGTCcgccacttttcttttttaacatttGTGAAGCACCTAAGCACTCATCTTGCCTTCCACATTAGAGCGAATTATCTATCCTTCGAACACAGAGTCTATAATCATGCACATGGTCACAGGTGTCATATCAGTACGGGCTGAGCAGCTTATCTGAAGTGCGTATGTACGCCTTTCATGAGTGCAAACAATTGTTTCCAGAGTAATAGAAGAAGTCTCTTGGCATACGGACGGCACAGGTCTGGCACAAAACTTACAGTGAACAATGTGATTGAATAAAAAATCAGCTTCCTGAATGACACTATACAGCTGTAGCTGAGGAATTTATGCCAAGGCAATGATCGCGAAAAATCTTTGTCTCTCACGCAGTCACACTTTGCTAGCCAACCATCACCTGTGTTAAGCCTTGCAGTTTAGCAGCAATGATGAATACGCAGTGGCATGCACATAGAATGGAGTGGTGACGGAAGCTCTGAGTATCGAGGTTCAGTGGAAACAAACGAAGTTTATTTAAAGAGCAGCACATCTGGGAAATATCACTACTCTAAGACTGGCCTGTGTTGAAACGACTACAAAGCGTATTTGAGGAGTAAGCTACCTTTGACTTTACCACTGCACTTTGAAGAATGGTATTACAACTTGCTACTATCAAGTGTAAACACGTCAGTCCGTGCAACTGGATAGAAGGTACAAGAGATTGCCAAAGCATTTGTTAAAAGTCCTGTTACGTGCACGAGATGTTCAGCTTTGTAGCATGGTTTACGCATAGCTTTCCTTTGTGCACGTACATTCAGGCACCTTTTCTTTTTGCAATAGTTGCCATGCAGGCTACTATGTGTGGAAAATACAGAAATACGTCTTCAGATACTTTGTTTTTTATACGTACAATGTCATTTATTTGATACTAGTCTGCACTGGCATCACCACTTTATTGTGCTGCCACTTCACTGTAGAACACCAAATCGCCCAGCATTTCCTTCCTGTGATGTTATATCGCCCCTTATGATTGCGACGGTGCGTAGCGTCATGATTTGAAACAGTGctggcacacacaaacacagtctCTGTGGAATTGAACAAGATGCTTGGTTGGCGAAGGAAAACAAAACACTTTATTTCCAAAATGCCTACAAAACAGTGATGTTTGTTTCAGATATTTTAAGACATTCCGTCAACACTTCACGATATTCCTCATTTTTTTGTCACATTGCTGCTGGTGGGTGAGAAGAAGCATCTAGAAGACCTGACATCTCTTTCGTTGTTTAAGAAAGAAATTTCGATTCCAGTGAGTAAATGACAAGACGGAGATCGACATTATTTTTTCATGCACACAACGAAATCATGCACATGACGTCTGCCGCCAGACAAAACAGCTGCGCTAGTTTTGTAGCATGGCGGTATGAAGCCCTGGATAATGAATTCACTGATGCCTGAAATATGCTGCTTTGGTAAGGCTCACTGGCATAACTGGTTTCTTGTAAGTGCCACTGTGACAAATCCCATTAGGAATGACAATATGAAATGACGTACACGCATTGTTCTTCCTTCTGCGCGTCTGTTCCCCTTATCTTATTCGCCCTAATGATAATGCCGGAGACTTGTGCTTTCTATCACTTCAGAAAAGTAGCGGAATAGATAACAGAATGGATGCAGCAGAGCTTAAAACAATATGTGACATGGCAGCTGCACGAAATACACTTTCAAGCCATTGTTCCACTGCTAGAGTGTTTACTGTAGGCATGCCGTGCAATAGCAGTTGTCAGTCAAAATCCCGTCCCTTTCAGTGGGGACTTGGCAATGGTAAATTTGATCAATGTTTCTGATTCTTTCATATTTCAAGACACACCGAGCTGTTTCTTTATTGTGCAGAAAAATGTAGAAAAAGAAGTTTAAGTAGAAATAGAAAATCGCATTTTTCTAAGTAGGGCACTTGTTTGGACAAGTTTGTAGCATTTCGTAACTGTAGACATCATCTACGGACAAGACTTCATTAATCGATTCCGTAGATAATATTCACTCGAAGGTTTGCACTTCTGTTTGTCTAGTCTCTGGTTTTTGTTGTCCGAGTTGCACGTGATAAAGTTGCGTGTCTTTCTATTGCACTGCAGACATAACGTGGACTGAAAATAGACACTTGGAATGCCCCATCGCACAGCAGATTACGCAGCCTTTTGATGACGCAATGGCTTGATATTGTCGTAAAGGGAAAGATCAGAGCTTTTTCAGATGGCTACAGCATCATGCTTTGGTATGCAAAACTAATGAgactaatatttaaaaaaaataaacagatagATAAAAAACTGCTATCATAATTCGTTCATGTTACTGTGTGCGCAATGGAAGTGTTCCTTTGGCTGCCGCTCATTTGAATCAGTGGTGTGTGCGTTTACAGTGGCAAGCAGTGCATTTCTTGTTTATCCCGGCAGCATTTGACAGTCACAGTAAGCAATGTCAATGACCTGCCCTTTTCCAGTCATGTGTCTAATGCACAGAACTTTTTAATGCAACATTCAATATGGCAATAAATGGTCATATAGCAAAAACAAAGATGAAAACATTCTCTTGTGTGCAATATCATACGTTGCCATATGTATGATGTACAGTACTCGTGGATTGAAACGTGACATCAAAACTTCCAGTTAACAACTGGTATGAGGAACTGCTCGAGGTAACCACAACATGTTGCTACGAATCTGGCCTTTAaggataatgttggctctggtcTAGGCATTCTATTTGAGTCGAAATTATGCCGGCATGACCCAAACTGAAGAAGGTAGAGATGaaaatgtgcattacttagccctaaattttcactTTACAATCCATTAGTACTGTACGCACGTATAACATCACGTGCTGTCGTACAAAATAAGCATGCCTGTGCTTATTTTGCACAGACTTGACTGCAAATTTCTTTTCACAGATAATATCATTGTGAAAATTTTATCATCGGGTACAACATCATTACAGTAAGGTGTCAATGTACATAAGAATTAGATTTGCGCTACATTTTTGGGATCCCGGTGCTGCCGTTGCACAGTAAGAAACGAAAACAGCAGTGCCGAGAGATGCCGCACTCAAAATGAGTTGAACACACATTTTATGCAGTTGCAACTTGATCGCCTACAAAGGAGAGCCAAAGGATATCTACACCTTTAAGAAATTAGCACTCGCATTGTGCTGCAAATGA comes from Rhipicephalus sanguineus isolate Rsan-2018 chromosome 7, BIME_Rsan_1.4, whole genome shotgun sequence and encodes:
- the LOC125759332 gene encoding UPF0739 protein C1orf74 homolog, coding for MLENVVRGCPDSANQKENRRRTVAASRPGGVLWTARGYKPCYLWDVGEPTERGVAECLRLCVTDSGKDDVRAFRLGRDDVLVCNVPETLRRLADFAFKFVDVSAGLPAPTSPASPPEGVLAMLSSLERRLAEMASTPSRCDDKLADLEADREWNLCTAFGVLLGYPVVYWFEGGADAGNCLAMEELNVVRVRSVTATVGRPEGARRTTAHDDVYSFSFPVVLDGELRPHVDAWWQRLRARAAANDFELVRVDEVKRYPVVAL